The DNA segment CCTGCCGGACTTATTATGGGTCAGCACTACATCAGACTCTGTCAGAGATGACATAGATGAGAGTAGAACAGCAACAGCACAATTAGAAAACCTTAGAAGTTCTGTGCTCACTGCAAAAATGACTCTCTTCCTTACATCTCTTTACAATCTTAGGCCAAGGATCCTCAACTTCCTTCATATGGGGGCCACTCTGGGGGCCAGTTATCATATTATAAACAATAAGTAtcagataaaatgaataaacatcAGCAGTCCATTAAGTCATTTTTAGTTTCACTGGCTTATAAATACCTTTAGTAACAGCATTTTTGTCGTATATGCTTTAGTTACACTTGAAACAGGGTAAAAAAAGTGTGAATCAATTTATTTTTATAGTGAATTACAGAACCGCCGGTGGACCAGCTGGTCTCAAGTTGTTTATCCCTGATGTAGGTCAGCGAGGCTACTGTCACATGGACTGTTATTTCCTCCATTGTATGGAACATTCCTGTGGCTTTGTGGAGCGTCTCCTCTTACCTGTTCTGTTCCCAGCTTCTCCCACCCAGCCCAGCAGGGCCAGCAGCTGACAGCCGTTACACACACCTAGACTAAGTGTGTCGTTCCGCTGCCGGAAGCGATCGAATTCAGCCTTGGCCTTTGGGTTGTAGGTGACGGTAGCAGCCCAGCCTGTCATAAAACACAGACGGTATTACACACAACACTGGGTGCTTCACAAGGGAATGAATAAGACAGCAAGTGTTAGTGTGTCTTCTGCCTTTGGCTGATCCCAGGACGTCTGCGTAGCTGAATCCACCGACAAAGACCACGGCTTTAAAACGGTCCAGGGTTAAAGAGCCCGAGCACAGGTCCTGCATCGTGACGTCCCACACCTAAACACAAGTCACTACTGTGATTAACATGGCAGTAGTACATACACAATCATAAACAGCATCCAGGAGTGGAAGACATGACTGTCACATTCTTAAAGCCAACAGATTGCTTGAAGGGACTGGTTTTTCAAAGTTTGAAATATTGGCTGTAAAATTGCAAAAGGTACCAACAATTTACCACAAACCCTGGAGAATATCCTGTCCATCCAAAGAAAATGAAGTTAGAATAAGCATTCAAGTTGTTTGACTGAGCAGTGAATTTCCATTGTTGTTATTGATGTACTCATCTTTTTCAGTCATTTCATGCTGCGATAAAGGCAGAAGGTAAAaactacatttttatttgaagagGACTAGTAGCAAGGCAACAAAGGCAACGCAGCATCaggaaaaaagtgaaaacaaaatgtgCTAAAACAAATTCACATAGCTTCATTTTCATCTGAAGTCACTGGTTTCACACTCTTCACACTGCTGCTGTGTTTTATAGGGACTTTAAGGTTACAAATTTACAGCACAAGCTAATACTTTAATGTAAGACAACACTGAAGTAATCTGTAGTATTTAAAATACTCACTTTAAGGCATCTACAACCATGTCACaaataagacaaaatgaaaaaaaacacccAGTATGGACAATTAAGTCTTCCAGCATTGTTCATTAATATAATTCATTCATAAGTATGTTTACCTCAAACCCTGCCATATAGAGAGAGACTGACATCTCTCTGTCTCCGTTGCTGCCCTCCTCTCGGACCACCGCCACCCGAGGCAGCCCTGcagctgaaataacaggcagaagaaaaaaaaatgaataaaatcaatgGAACCAGTGACAATTTTGATaacttaaaacaaacaaacaatatcaAGTAGCAATGTAATCATGTACTGCTTACAACTGCTCAAAATGATTTTTGTCTAAGTGTAGCTTTGAGCTGTGAAAGACATTATTTACCCTGTACATAGTTAAATGCAGCTATACTGAAGCAGCCTACATTTACACAATAAATGCATAACTATGCTGTATAAATGTGCTAATCCTGTTGAGTCTTACTGATGTTAGGCGTGTCattagggtcaaaggtcagtttGAAGTAGGGCTGCGTCCTCTTGGCAAGTCCTTCCTCTTCCTGTTTTACACAGAGCTCATTGGCCTGGAGACACTCCAGCCTGAAGCTGGTATCCTCCCATACTGCTCTGAGATCAGGCAAGGGTTCCCTCAGTACCTCCTGTCCATCCACACAAACTCTGACCTACAACAAAACACAGTGGAGGCCATGGTTACCACAAATGAAGGGAAAAAGCTTTGGAAATGGGATCGTGTTATTATCGTCTCACCATAGCCTCTGGTCCGAAGCCGTGGGTTCTGCCGATATAATGACACTGCACGCCTGCATCACTGTATCGCTGATGCACCATTTCCATGTCAGACTGTGACACCTCGAGAACCAAACCCAGCTCCTCACTGAACAGCAGCTCCATGActgcaaacacaacaaaaacaccaaCAACAGCATGACTTAATGTGTGAGCTACAGAGTTTGATAATATGAGGTAGACCAATCCAGGAGTCCGATGGCTCACCTCCGGCACCTTGTGATGATAACTCAACATCAATGCCACGGTTTCCAGCAAATGCCATCTCCAACAAGCAGGAAATGACGCCTCCGTCACTGATGTCATGTCCTGCACTCAGAAGATGgtctaaaatgacagaaaaacactCCTCTTTTCCAGTTCTTCCAGTTTGTGACAACAATGTAGTGATTTTCActgatgtaaaataaaaacatttctgtgCCACTTCAGTTTCTTTGTGTCAGCTGATTAACTGATTAGCTGATTAATCCAATAAATATCAGTGTATGATTTACTCTATGTGTTCTACTGTAGTTTTGGTTACCATGCTGTTCTTTTTTCACAATTGTAATTTAcatacatgaactcattatcatTGGTTTTTATAGATGCAGTGGAGGTAGATGACCAAGTCAAAtctcttacactgtaaaaaataaacacattttgaaTCTTAAACATAAAAGAAGAGATGCTGTGCATCCTGCTGCTTTTCTGTGAAGTACAAATATAAATTtaaaccactagatggcagtatgAACACAGTACAGACCTATGCCCTCCAGCGTCATTACAAATGAAATATGTAAAGACAGCCACAGAAAGGTTCGGACTACAGTAAACTAAGCCAAACTTCTGCCCCTACTGTGGCAGGTAGTTTCAGTCTGGGTGAAAGCTGACCGTGTATGAGCGTTTGTGTGGTGTTGAAGCAGGCAGTCAGTAGTTCTGGCTGGTCCAGGTCAGGAGAGCAGTCTCCCAGCTGACTGAAGCACTGAGCCAAGGCAGAACCTCCCAGACGATGATGTCCTGGACTGAGGGGAACCCACAACAAGACGCCTGGAGACAGAACAGAGGGTCAGAGGGACACGTCTGTACAGAGTTTGTAATATGTGTGTCCATATGTGTGCAGTCCATATGGGAGAGCAGTGAATATTTTGTGGAAATTCTCAAGTCTGTTCCCTTTTTACCCTAACAAACTAAAAAACAAGAAATATTAATACTATTATATACTTCGttaaacaataatctaataaGTAGTGTGGGATCATGGGGGTTTATCTGATGTGACTTAGGTAAACCTCAGATTATACAAGGCAATATTAAAATTTAATTCACATTAGATTTAGTGACATTTAGAATGTTAAATCATGTCATTGTAATGAAGTAGCTACAGGTAACATGACCTACAGGTGAATAAAATTATGGACTTCTCTGAATTTGATCATTGTGGCACCATTTACTATCAGTATAAGTCAAAATGTTTAATACGGGCCATGTGGGAATTGATTTTACATACTTTAGTTGTAGACATGTTACATACTCCAACTACCTCAATATCATACATCATCAATATTGATTAATGTCACCATCCAAACTTCATGCTATGTaatttgagtgtgtgtgttggtgtgaatATGAAACACCTTTGCCATCTGGATCTTCAAGATCAGGCGTCACAGTAGCAGTGATGTCAGGACAAACAGCATATGCTGAAATAACCAGAGCACCTGGAGCAGAGAAAGACAAGTTAACAAAGAAAACACACCACATGTTTGTGACACTCACTGACATAATGCATTTCCCAAATCTAGCACTATCACTAACCTTAACCATCACAGCTGAATTTATTCAGCCTTTACTTAATGTCGGTAATATTAATATAGAGGTCTCATTTGCAGTatagtggagaaaacaacaggagaaaatgtgattcaATGAGCAATAAAACCTTAAGGATACCTGGAGGAAGCACAACAAACGGTGATAAAAAAGATTCAGTAGAATAATAAAACATTATAGAACCATTAAGATTACCTGACTCGATTGAAATAAAAAGCTATTAAATCAGCTAAAACAAGAAAAGTAAAATTTAGttgaattaaacattaaaatggcCCCAGGGCTAAAATGAAGCAAGGTTAAGCTTCATATGCATGTTGCAGGATGCGGGTGCACAATGAGTAAAAATAGACCTAAAATCAGTAAAAGCTGAATGTTTATCGCCAACATAAAGTCTGAACCACCAACCAGTCATTTGAAGGGCCATCTGAAGGTGACAAATGCACAGAATGCATGAGGATTTTGTATTTCAGCTCTTCACATCAATGGTTAAAAACTGACATATGCATAATGAAGGTACCTGGAGCTTTGACCGTCTCTTTTCCCACTCTGGCAGCCATACTCAGAGAGTCCTTGCCCCCATCGATGGCTACTCCCAGATGACCCATAACCTCACACATGGCGGTGCAGGCGTCCCACAGGCACGCTCCCTCCCCAGGCAGCTTGGCAGCCCACATCCAGTTACCACTGCACTTCACATCCTGAAACACACAACCCGCACATATGGAAAAATCCTAAAATATGCTTATGTCACATAAAAGGAAGATCACATTTAATTCTGTGCCAttatttctgtcatatttcttttCTGAAATGGTGGGACAAAACAACTAACTTTACTCAGATTGGCTTGTTCCTCTTGCTTTTATAATTAGCTCACCTTCAAAGCTGTGACTCTGGCGAACACCAGATTGGTCAGAGCTTCTCCCACAGCCATGCGAGCCCCAGCTGCAGGATGCACGAGGCCTTTAATTGGCTGCTCTCCGATCGCTGTCGCTGCTCCCTCGAGGGTGAATGGTGACAGAGCAACAACAGCCACGTCGGCCAGTGGGGTGTGAAGAGGGCCGACGCACTGTTGCTGGGCAACCAGCCCAGTCACAGACCGGTCCACCTGAtggaggaagagagagaagacATGAAGAGTCATCAAGTGTTTGCATAAATGTGCTTCTAAAGAGGCAGAGTGAGAATAAGGAGTATATACCAAGGTTATTAACATGAATGAAAACTAATGCAATAATGAAAATGAGTGTGAAAAGGCATTTTAATTAAAGCTGCACTCCTTCATAGGTTTTTAGCATCATTACACAAAAGTTTCATAATTTCCTTTCATCTTATTGTAATTCAGGTGCTCTACATCTACTCTTTGCCTATGTTTTCACGATAcagaaaatcaattttgtgatgcagatttttttccagacagGCAGAAGTTTAATTATATGACTGACATCTGATCACTGATCAGACCTGGACACAATTCTACTGTGTTACTCTATTTCTTAATGTGAAAGTGGCTTTGTTTCTGACATTGCAACACAAAACTGCATCATGTTCATCTATGttaatatttagtcttttgacttggaccaagaggagaaggCTACATAAGGAAGGGGTGTTTTTTCAATAGCTGGTGCCCCCCCTGATTTTGggtcctgcagctttaactgaaAAACGACCATCAACTAAAACTGTACTGTgtaaagctaaactaaaagacacaaaaaatatgagaaaatgacTGGTTTGATCAatttaaatgaaacaaaaaattaGTAACACATTAAAATTCACTGTCTAACCCACTGTTTATAGCCATGTTTAGTGGATCACTTTTCATCTGTCCCAAGTTAATTTATCTTTTAAAATGGGTGATGTTTCACAAAGGTTTTAAGCACACAATACTTTTGACCTCTTTGAGTCATCCCTGAATAATACTCCCGattaggaaaagaaaaaaaaaaaaaagacttctgaCACTAAAACCAATGAAAACCAAACTAAACAGCAAAGACACTTTAAGAActagttaaaactaaactaaaattaagatcAAAAAGTCATAATGAAATAGAATGACATATacaaaactaaaccaaacaaaaattctcaaaaatgaacacataaaaacaccaaCCTTGTTGGTCAGGTAGCGTTTAGATGCCACAGCGGGCAGACGTAAAACTCTATCCAGAGCCTCTTTGACGGTCAGCCCGGCAGGAAGAACCAGCGGCTGAAGAGTTGGAGTCAGGCGCTCCATCTTAAACTCCTTCTGAGGCATCTTCCCCAGAACCCATTCCAGCTGCAGGTCAACTGGGCAGCGCTCACCGTTGGCCTGGTCACCATTGACTGCGCCAACATCGTCCACCAGAACCATCTATATGGACGCAAGACAAATGATAAGATGCAGTGGAAAGTtatgaagcaaacaaacaaaatgaaaggaTGTGGTGAACTGAAATATGCACATCTGAATGTAAACAAGTGCATATTCACTGGCCACATTAACAGCTAAGTAGGAATATTGTCTGTTTTGGAAAAAGGGCAAAAACTGGAATGTGTTGTGCATGTAAATGTTGTCCAAGATGCTGGATGTGGAATCTGATTTAAGGCCATTCTGCAGTGTGACAGAGCCGATAATGTCTGACTGCTACAGCTGATTGATTAATGCGGTGGATGTGGGCTTCTTGATTGATCCAGGCTGAAACGTGCCTTGCCATCTCCAGTGATGTTTCCCACAAAGTCGACAGGACACTTCTCCCTCTGACAGACCCTCTCCAGGAAGGGCTTGTCTGATGTGCGGAGCAGCAATGCATTGCTCTCCTGATACTCAGCCCCCCACAGCTCCAACACACTCAGCGTGGGGTCACCTTTCTACACCACACAAgaatgagaaggaaaaaaaaaacagcagagaacACAGAATGTTATCTCACATaccaatacatttttgttttaaaaatgtttacacCACACTGTTCTGGCAAAAACACAGAAATCCACAGTCACTGTCGGCTTAGTGCCATCACTCACTGAGTATCCTTTTGTCACTTGTGTCTCTGTCATGTGACCTTTTCCAGTAAAAACAAACCAGCTCCTTGACTACATCTGTTAATTCATCATGGACACTGAATTACAGGTCATTCTGTCCCTGTTGTCTTTCTTAACTAATTTGCTGCTGTTAaaatggtggtgttttatatgtatgcccttatttctaaaaccatacataaatcacTAACCTGACTTctgttatgtgttttatgtatactTTTAGTGTGgctgtatggctgtgatttctattttgtgtaacttctgctgttaCTGTCTTGGCCAAGACAGCTGAAAGATTTTTAatctctcagttttttttttctggttaaatcaaaaacaaacaaaaaaaattctgcttTTTATCAGGATACTATTGACTATTTTCACAGCAGACGAGGTGTTATTTGAACAATTTACACTCCTGACCTTATCAGCCCCCCTTCATGTGCTGTGAGTTTCTGGCGGGTTGAATTGTTGCCAAAAGGCTCATGTGGGCACAGAATGTTGTTTTAAAATGAGAATACATTAGTTTGGCTGAAACCTTCAGCTCATGAAAATAAAGTGTGAGGAATGCTTCTCAAATATGGAAACGTGCAGCTGATGCTTATGCAATAATTACCTTGAATCTACTGCAGTATATCACAGCTCCTGCTGGCTCACTGAGCTCCTTAAGCACATTACCTAATAATGACAGTGATTTATTAGGTTCACTTTACTCTCATTTAATAAGGTGTACACTGATATGAAAAACAGCCCTGTTTGGTACCATTTCCTCCTGCCCCCTGGTCATGTATACTGCAGATTGGGTTCCCTTCACTTCTCTCCAGACAGGCCCTGAGAGCACGGTTCATCTTCTGCTCCATCTCAGCGTCTCCCCTCTGCACGGCACCCAGATCCCTGTCGCTGCAGTTGTCGCCCTGGACCTACCAAAAccaaaatattaactcttacccTGAAACCTCATGAGATCGCTGATAGTGTGAGTTTTATTTAGCGTTCCTACTTGCACAGAGGAGGCCGCCCCTCCTCCCACACCAATCCTGTATACCGGCCCTCCGATCTTCACCACTTCCATTTCTGATCGACAGGCGCCGCGGAGGAACAGAGGGATCCAGTGAGTCATTGATCGATGTGTACAAATATAGCCTTAACATTGATTAAACTCATTTCACACACTGAGTTAAAACATTACCAGGTTCTGCCTGTTCCTTCTTCAAATGTTTGTTGTCAATAGAACCAAGTCCACCACTGAACATGATGGGCTTAATCCACTCTCGCCTCTCTCCGTTGGACAGCCTCATGCCAAAGGAACGGGCAAAACCTAAAGGAGGCAATGAGCAAGAGGACTGAACAATTTCCGTCAATCAATTAATCTGGTTGCGTGCTCAAAATTGATTATAACCAGACAACAAATGATCAATTGTTCAGTAAGCAAACTGATTTCAATGTCCATGAAACTGTAATGAACAAAGGTCTGGTGGTGAATAATTGACAATATGTATTtccctttaaaaaacaaaacataataataataataataataatgttttcattattattgcagcttattttggccaCAGATCTTTTACTGTAATTTAAATGGACTAAAACATCAAACATATACCATCAGATAAGagaaagacaaaaattcatttctAAAATTAGAGAACCTGAAACCCACAGTTTTCTCCTATTTGTACTCGTACTCATCATCTTCCACTTATATGGGTCAAGGGGCAGCAGCCTctgcagaggagcccagacagccctctccccagccacttccaccagctcttctgggagaatcccgaggcgttcccaggccagctgagagatataatccctccagcgtgtcctgggtcagctcCGAGATCACCTCCCAGTTgtacatgttaaaaaataaacaataccagctatttgttggtttatttcacttatttaaaatgttttcattatcCTCCAGGTCATTTTGGATATAAATCATTAACTCaagtaaaaatggacaaaaaaatgacatggAAATAAAAGCCCAAAAAGGTTAATATCAGATGTCACAAAGACAAACACCAAAGCCTTACAATGTAGAAGGTGTAATAAGATAAAGTTTTAgctatttcatttaaaaaaaaaaaaagactaaacttCTTctaacacacaaaaataaactactgattttttattcagttaattCTTTACTGTCAGTTCTTTGGTGTTCACAGTTTCTGAAGTGCTGAAATCACTCTCTATTTCCACTTCAATATTATTCATTTCCATTATACTGTGGCTTATGTCCAAAAACTGCggaaattttaacaataaaatatgagaaaGAAACACATCAAACCCTCACATTCAGTCAAAGTTGGATCAATCACACATT comes from the Sphaeramia orbicularis chromosome 4, fSphaOr1.1, whole genome shotgun sequence genome and includes:
- the pfas gene encoding phosphoribosylformylglycinamidine synthase isoform X2; its protein translation is MFQRVNRNPTSVECFDLAQSNSEHSRHWFFRGRMLIDGQEQTQTLFSLIMDTQRHSNQNNVIKFCDNSSGIKGMDVDCLYPKDPSQPSPYETRPSLRHVIFTAETHNFPTGVAPFSGATTGTGGRIRDVQSAGQGGHVIAGTAGYCFGNLHIPGYSLPWESQGEGWEYPSSFAPPLQVAIEASDGASDYGNKFGEPVLSGFARSFGMRLSNGERREWIKPIMFSGGLGSIDNKHLKKEQAEPEMEVVKIGGPVYRIGVGGGAASSVQVQGDNCSDRDLGAVQRGDAEMEQKMNRALRACLERSEGNPICSIHDQGAGGNGNVLKELSEPAGAVIYCSRFKKGDPTLSVLELWGAEYQESNALLLRTSDKPFLERVCQREKCPVDFVGNITGDGKMVLVDDVGAVNGDQANGERCPVDLQLEWVLGKMPQKEFKMERLTPTLQPLVLPAGLTVKEALDRVLRLPAVASKRYLTNKVDRSVTGLVAQQQCVGPLHTPLADVAVVALSPFTLEGAATAIGEQPIKGLVHPAAGARMAVGEALTNLVFARVTALKDVKCSGNWMWAAKLPGEGACLWDACTAMCEVMGHLGVAIDGGKDSLSMAARVGKETVKAPGALVISAYAVCPDITATVTPDLEDPDGKGVLLWVPLSPGHHRLGGSALAQCFSQLGDCSPDLDQPELLTACFNTTQTLIHDHLLSAGHDISDGGVISCLLEMAFAGNRGIDVELSSQGAGVMELLFSEELGLVLEVSQSDMEMVHQRYSDAGVQCHYIGRTHGFGPEAMVRVCVDGQEVLREPLPDLRAVWEDTSFRLECLQANELCVKQEEEGLAKRTQPYFKLTFDPNDTPNITAGLPRVAVVREEGSNGDREMSVSLYMAGFEVWDVTMQDLCSGSLTLDRFKAVVFVGGFSYADVLGSAKGWAATVTYNPKAKAEFDRFRQRNDTLSLGVCNGCQLLALLGWVGEAGNRTESDVVLTHNKSGRFESRFVSVGIQESPSIWLRGMEGSALGVWVAHGEGLMQFSSSQAQDQIISGGLAPLRYLDDQGHPTEEYPLNPNGSPQGIAGLCSADGKHLAMMPHPERCTLSWQWPWAPRDFRPSLEPSPWLRMFKNAAAWCSSTE
- the pfas gene encoding phosphoribosylformylglycinamidine synthase isoform X1, producing the protein MAVVRFYSNEAVKGRALQRAAKLYPHLSITTELCYNVELTGCESVSAEQREVLLWLFRPPLQAEPLSEKPNLTEGSGEKLVEIGPRLNFSTAWSTNAVSICQSAGLTNVTRVELSRRFLIKPVNGDGLDKLNGDVKNLTDCLYDNMTECIYQRPITSFSVEAKPQQVFEVDILGKGRAALEEVNDNLGLAFDSWDLDYYTSMFQRVNRNPTSVECFDLAQSNSEHSRHWFFRGRMLIDGQEQTQTLFSLIMDTQRHSNQNNVIKFCDNSSGIKGMDVDCLYPKDPSQPSPYETRPSLRHVIFTAETHNFPTGVAPFSGATTGTGGRIRDVQSAGQGGHVIAGTAGYCFGNLHIPGYSLPWESQGEGWEYPSSFAPPLQVAIEASDGASDYGNKFGEPVLSGFARSFGMRLSNGERREWIKPIMFSGGLGSIDNKHLKKEQAEPEMEVVKIGGPVYRIGVGGGAASSVQVQGDNCSDRDLGAVQRGDAEMEQKMNRALRACLERSEGNPICSIHDQGAGGNGNVLKELSEPAGAVIYCSRFKKGDPTLSVLELWGAEYQESNALLLRTSDKPFLERVCQREKCPVDFVGNITGDGKMVLVDDVGAVNGDQANGERCPVDLQLEWVLGKMPQKEFKMERLTPTLQPLVLPAGLTVKEALDRVLRLPAVASKRYLTNKVDRSVTGLVAQQQCVGPLHTPLADVAVVALSPFTLEGAATAIGEQPIKGLVHPAAGARMAVGEALTNLVFARVTALKDVKCSGNWMWAAKLPGEGACLWDACTAMCEVMGHLGVAIDGGKDSLSMAARVGKETVKAPGALVISAYAVCPDITATVTPDLEDPDGKGVLLWVPLSPGHHRLGGSALAQCFSQLGDCSPDLDQPELLTACFNTTQTLIHDHLLSAGHDISDGGVISCLLEMAFAGNRGIDVELSSQGAGVMELLFSEELGLVLEVSQSDMEMVHQRYSDAGVQCHYIGRTHGFGPEAMVRVCVDGQEVLREPLPDLRAVWEDTSFRLECLQANELCVKQEEEGLAKRTQPYFKLTFDPNDTPNITAGLPRVAVVREEGSNGDREMSVSLYMAGFEVWDVTMQDLCSGSLTLDRFKAVVFVGGFSYADVLGSAKGWAATVTYNPKAKAEFDRFRQRNDTLSLGVCNGCQLLALLGWVGEAGNRTESDVVLTHNKSGRFESRFVSVGIQESPSIWLRGMEGSALGVWVAHGEGLMQFSSSQAQDQIISGGLAPLRYLDDQGHPTEEYPLNPNGSPQGIAGLCSADGKHLAMMPHPERCTLSWQWPWAPRDFRPSLEPSPWLRMFKNAAAWCSSTE